A genomic region of Leptospira mtsangambouensis contains the following coding sequences:
- the rpsD gene encoding 30S ribosomal protein S4 encodes MARYRGPVVKLMRREGLNLFLKNSHTLHKEKSSLEKRKYPPGLPPKKKGKVTEYGAQLREKQKVKRAYGVLEKQFRRYFEEASHTPGIPGENLLQFLERRLDNVLYRMGFAVTRRQARNFVAHRHVLVNGHRVDICSYRVNVGDKIEIREKFQKSTFIEENIKLAQAINRTASWVSVDYAKFSGEVTSLPTREHIDIPVKEQVIVELYSK; translated from the coding sequence ATGGCACGTTACCGAGGTCCAGTTGTTAAATTGATGAGAAGAGAGGGTCTTAACCTCTTTCTCAAAAATAGTCATACTTTACATAAAGAAAAATCTTCCCTAGAAAAGAGAAAGTACCCACCAGGTCTTCCTCCTAAGAAAAAAGGGAAGGTAACAGAATACGGTGCACAGCTACGTGAAAAACAAAAAGTAAAACGCGCTTATGGTGTTTTAGAAAAACAATTCCGTAGATACTTTGAAGAAGCATCTCATACTCCAGGCATTCCTGGTGAAAACTTACTCCAATTCCTTGAAAGAAGATTGGATAACGTTCTTTACCGTATGGGTTTTGCTGTGACTAGAAGACAAGCTCGTAACTTTGTAGCACATAGACATGTTCTTGTGAATGGTCACAGAGTGGATATTTGTTCTTATCGTGTGAATGTTGGTGATAAAATCGAAATTCGTGAGAAGTTCCAAAAATCTACGTTTATCGAAGAAAATATCAAACTTGCCCAAGCAATCAATCGTACTGCTTCCTGGGTCAGTGTGGATTATGCCAAGTTTTCTGGCGAAGTGACTTCACTTCCAACTAGAGAGCATATTGATATTCCTGTGAAAGAACAGGTAATCGTAGAGTTGTACTCGAAGTAA
- the rpsK gene encoding 30S ribosomal protein S11, which produces MAEKDAKNKKDTKKVKKKEKKNVPRGKVYIQASFNNTIVSITDMAGNVLSWSSSGMMGFRGSKKSTPYAAQVAATNAAEKAIEAAGLSEVDVMVSGPGIGRESAIRSLTTKGIAIKLIKDVTPLPHNGCRPRKRRRV; this is translated from the coding sequence ATGGCTGAAAAAGACGCAAAGAATAAAAAAGATACCAAAAAGGTTAAGAAAAAAGAAAAGAAAAACGTTCCACGGGGTAAGGTTTATATCCAAGCATCGTTTAACAATACAATTGTATCCATTACGGATATGGCTGGAAACGTTCTTTCTTGGTCCTCTTCTGGAATGATGGGTTTTCGTGGATCCAAAAAGTCCACTCCGTACGCAGCGCAAGTTGCTGCTACGAATGCCGCAGAGAAAGCAATTGAAGCAGCTGGTCTATCTGAAGTGGATGTAATGGTTTCTGGTCCTGGAATTGGACGTGAATCTGCCATTCGTTCTTTGACCACAAAAGGCATTGCAATCAAACTTATTAAAGACGTAACTCCGCTCCCTCACAATGGGTGCCGACCACGAAAAAGAAGAAGGGTGTAG
- the rpsM gene encoding 30S ribosomal protein S13 yields MARIAGVDLPSNKRIVIGLTYVFGIGKTSSQNILKKAGIDESIRVKDLSDEQEAAIRRVIEESYQVEGDLRSEVNLNIKRLMDVGCYRGFRHRRGLPVNGQRTRTNARTRKGVKKTVANKKKATK; encoded by the coding sequence ATGGCACGTATCGCGGGTGTTGATTTACCATCAAACAAAAGAATAGTGATCGGTCTTACATACGTATTTGGTATTGGTAAGACTTCCTCTCAAAATATCCTGAAAAAAGCAGGAATTGACGAATCTATCCGGGTGAAGGACCTTTCGGACGAACAAGAAGCCGCGATCCGAAGAGTTATAGAAGAATCATACCAGGTAGAAGGGGATCTTCGTTCAGAAGTCAACCTAAACATCAAACGATTGATGGACGTAGGTTGTTACCGAGGTTTCCGTCATAGACGTGGACTTCCAGTCAACGGACAAAGAACAAGAACCAACGCAAGAACCCGTAAGGGAGTCAAGAAGACTGTAGCCAATAAGAAAAAGGCTACTAAGTAG
- the rpmJ gene encoding 50S ribosomal protein L36 → MKVRASVKKICPECKVIRRKGVIRVICTNPKHKQRQR, encoded by the coding sequence ATGAAAGTTAGAGCATCAGTTAAAAAAATCTGTCCTGAATGCAAAGTCATTCGCAGAAAAGGTGTAATCCGAGTGATTTGCACGAACCCAAAACACAAACAAAGGCAAAGATAG
- the infA gene encoding translation initiation factor IF-1 has translation MAKEEAITIDGTVLEPLPNAMFRVELENGHKVLAHISGKMRMHYIRILPGDKVTVELSPYDLTKGRITYRKK, from the coding sequence CTGGCTAAGGAAGAAGCAATCACGATTGACGGAACCGTTCTAGAACCGTTACCAAATGCAATGTTCCGAGTGGAACTAGAAAATGGTCACAAAGTTTTAGCACATATTTCAGGAAAGATGCGTATGCATTACATTCGTATTTTACCTGGAGATAAAGTCACTGTGGAACTTTCTCCTTATGACTTAACCAAGGGCCGTATTACCTACAGAAAGAAATAG
- a CDS encoding adenylate kinase: MKRLIFMGPPGAGKGTQADIIKEKYQIPQISTGDILRAAVKNGTPMGVEAKKYMDAGDLVPDAVVIGIIRDRLVESDCANGFILDGFPRTVEQAKALSEILKELRMELDSVVNLDVPDEELVKRLLGRAIKEGRSDDNEETIKNRLHTYNTKTLPLIDFYKGSGILRQINGLGSMEEITNTILKSI, from the coding sequence ATGAAGAGACTCATTTTTATGGGGCCCCCAGGTGCTGGAAAAGGGACCCAAGCTGACATCATCAAAGAGAAATACCAAATTCCACAGATCTCAACCGGAGATATTCTCCGTGCTGCCGTGAAAAACGGAACCCCTATGGGTGTAGAAGCAAAAAAATATATGGACGCTGGAGACCTTGTTCCAGATGCTGTCGTTATAGGCATAATTCGCGACCGATTGGTCGAATCTGATTGTGCGAATGGATTCATTCTGGATGGATTTCCTAGGACGGTGGAGCAAGCAAAGGCTCTCTCGGAAATCCTCAAAGAGCTCCGCATGGAGCTCGACTCCGTTGTCAACCTAGACGTTCCTGACGAAGAACTCGTCAAACGGTTGCTAGGTAGAGCGATCAAAGAAGGACGCTCGGATGACAACGAAGAGACCATCAAAAACCGTCTGCATACTTACAACACAAAGACGTTGCCCCTAATAGACTTTTATAAAGGCTCTGGGATCCTTCGGCAAATCAATGGGTTGGGAAGTATGGAAGAAATCACTAACACTATTTTAAAATCGATCTAG
- the secY gene encoding preprotein translocase subunit SecY: MFQTIANIFRIPELRSKILFTIGMLLLFRMGTHVTIPGINSLIVTGITADPSEGFLGMVDLFAGGALLKFSIFALGIMPYISSSIIMQLVMVLIPSLQKMQKEGEEGRKKIQQYTKYGTLILCAIQSLAVIQLANSWSTGSGTAQAKYPGLINPSVEGYFLPIAMLSITTGTVLLIWLGEQITERGIGNGISLIIFAGIIGRMPEALIAMFTSDTSDALSILILIIIFIVLIALTVILTQGVRRVPLNYGKQMVGRKMVQARSQSIPFKVNSANVMPIIFASSLILFPQTIVQWLSSKGGQWAGWAVIMDYFNPFSQIWYHALFYYVIYTSLIIFFAYFYTAIQFNPQELADNLKKYGGFIPGVRPGSQTKDMIEKILNRITLPGALFLAGLALAPYLIIKFLNLGSNTGGGTLVYTFGGTSLLIMVGVALETLKQIEAQLLMRNYEGFMKKTKIKGRV; this comes from the coding sequence ATGTTTCAAACCATCGCTAACATCTTTCGAATCCCGGAATTAAGATCTAAAATCCTATTTACGATCGGTATGTTGTTACTTTTTAGAATGGGAACTCACGTGACCATTCCTGGTATCAATAGTTTGATTGTGACGGGCATTACTGCCGATCCGAGTGAAGGTTTCCTCGGAATGGTAGATTTGTTTGCAGGTGGTGCTCTTTTAAAATTTTCTATTTTTGCTCTAGGGATTATGCCCTATATTTCTTCTTCCATCATCATGCAACTTGTTATGGTTCTCATTCCAAGTTTGCAAAAAATGCAAAAAGAAGGAGAAGAGGGTAGAAAAAAGATCCAACAGTACACTAAGTACGGAACTCTCATCCTTTGTGCAATCCAATCGCTTGCTGTGATCCAACTTGCTAATTCTTGGTCTACTGGATCGGGAACAGCACAAGCGAAATACCCAGGGCTTATCAACCCATCTGTAGAAGGTTACTTTTTACCGATTGCGATGCTCTCCATCACTACGGGAACAGTTCTTCTCATTTGGCTCGGGGAACAGATCACGGAACGTGGGATTGGAAACGGGATTTCTCTTATTATTTTTGCAGGGATTATTGGCCGTATGCCAGAAGCACTCATTGCGATGTTTACTTCTGATACTTCTGATGCTCTCAGTATCCTGATTCTTATCATCATATTTATTGTTCTCATTGCCTTAACGGTGATTTTGACCCAAGGGGTTCGTCGAGTTCCGTTGAATTACGGAAAACAAATGGTGGGAAGAAAGATGGTTCAGGCTCGTAGCCAATCCATTCCATTTAAAGTGAACAGTGCCAACGTAATGCCAATTATCTTTGCATCTTCACTCATCCTTTTTCCACAAACAATTGTTCAGTGGTTATCCTCTAAGGGTGGTCAGTGGGCAGGTTGGGCAGTGATTATGGACTATTTCAATCCATTTTCACAAATTTGGTACCATGCCCTTTTTTACTATGTGATTTATACATCTCTTATCATTTTCTTTGCATATTTTTATACGGCGATTCAGTTCAACCCACAAGAGTTGGCAGATAACCTAAAAAAATACGGCGGGTTTATCCCGGGCGTTCGCCCAGGTAGCCAAACAAAAGATATGATTGAGAAAATCTTGAATCGAATCACCCTTCCGGGTGCTCTTTTCCTTGCTGGTCTTGCTCTTGCTCCGTATCTTATCATCAAGTTCTTAAACCTCGGTTCTAACACCGGTGGTGGAACTTTGGTGTATACTTTCGGAGGAACTTCACTTCTCATTATGGTGGGTGTGGCACTCGAAACTTTGAAACAAATCGAAGCCCAACTCCTGATGAGAAATTACGAAGGGTTCATGAAGAAGACGAAAATCAAGGGAAGAGTGTAA
- the rplO gene encoding 50S ribosomal protein L15: protein MAQDRIEQGRGFGAKRPKKSTSLGNKNLVPVPEGAKTSPKRVGQGPGSGMGKTSTRGSKGQRARAASMRRGFEGGQLPLHRRLPKRGFTNIFSVEFQPVNLISLSKAGLSGEVTPAILKAKSLIKSEVGPIKLLGTGEVTAAITITVDAFSASAKEKIEKAGGKVIIREKKKEEKKN, encoded by the coding sequence ATGGCGCAAGATAGAATTGAACAAGGTCGTGGATTCGGGGCAAAACGCCCGAAAAAATCCACATCCCTCGGCAACAAAAACTTGGTTCCCGTTCCAGAAGGTGCAAAAACCTCTCCGAAACGTGTGGGCCAAGGTCCTGGATCCGGAATGGGAAAAACTTCCACTCGAGGTTCCAAAGGACAAAGAGCTCGTGCAGCTTCGATGAGACGTGGATTCGAAGGGGGACAGCTTCCTCTTCACAGACGTTTGCCAAAACGTGGTTTTACCAATATTTTTTCTGTAGAGTTCCAACCAGTCAACTTGATCTCTTTATCAAAAGCAGGTCTTTCTGGGGAAGTCACTCCTGCGATTCTCAAAGCCAAGTCTTTGATTAAGTCTGAAGTAGGACCAATTAAACTTCTCGGAACTGGAGAAGTGACGGCTGCCATCACCATTACGGTAGATGCTTTTTCTGCCTCTGCAAAAGAGAAAATTGAAAAAGCGGGTGGAAAAGTCATCATTAGAGAAAAGAAAAAAGAAGAGAAAAAAAACTAG
- the rpmD gene encoding 50S ribosomal protein L30, producing the protein MEEVIVTQERSSIGIIPVHKKTLIALGLKKKGQSKKHKMTPQLKGMLRQVGYLLKVEKV; encoded by the coding sequence ATGGAAGAAGTGATCGTAACGCAAGAAAGAAGTTCTATTGGTATCATTCCGGTACACAAAAAAACTCTGATTGCACTCGGCCTTAAAAAGAAAGGTCAATCCAAAAAACACAAAATGACTCCCCAATTGAAAGGGATGTTACGACAAGTAGGTTACTTGTTGAAAGTGGAAAAGGTATAA
- the rpsE gene encoding 30S ribosomal protein S5 — MLEEETKEFTEKVVKIDRVAKVVKGGRRFSFNALSVVGDSKGKVGIGFGKANEVPDAIRKSIESAKKNLKSIHYIGHTVPHDVVGQFKSARVILKPASPGTGIIAGASVRSVLERAGIQDVLTKSWGSSNPMNIVKATMDALQQLETPSMAVKRRGVSLKHLFGQDL; from the coding sequence ATGTTAGAAGAAGAAACAAAAGAGTTTACTGAGAAGGTCGTAAAAATCGACCGAGTTGCCAAAGTAGTGAAAGGGGGACGTCGTTTCTCCTTTAACGCACTTTCTGTAGTTGGCGACTCTAAAGGAAAAGTAGGAATCGGATTTGGAAAAGCAAATGAAGTTCCAGATGCCATCCGAAAGTCCATTGAATCGGCAAAAAAGAATTTAAAATCCATTCACTATATCGGTCATACCGTTCCTCACGATGTTGTGGGACAGTTCAAATCCGCTCGAGTGATCTTGAAACCAGCTTCTCCGGGAACGGGGATTATCGCTGGTGCTTCTGTTCGTTCCGTTTTGGAAAGAGCAGGGATTCAAGATGTTTTGACAAAGTCATGGGGATCTTCAAACCCTATGAACATTGTGAAGGCGACTATGGATGCATTACAACAGTTGGAAACACCGTCAATGGCGGTAAAACGACGTGGTGTTAGCCTCAAACACTTGTTTGGGCAAGATCTATAA
- the rplR gene encoding 50S ribosomal protein L18: MINKTAKNIKRLRRAERVRYKLRSTSERPRLVFNKTNRYLTAQIIDDAKGVTLVYATTLEKNFPKHENSKKSKSAATELGKVVAEKAKKAGVSQVVLDRSGMVYHGKIAAFADSAREGGLEF; this comes from the coding sequence ATGATCAATAAGACAGCTAAAAATATCAAAAGATTGAGAAGAGCGGAACGAGTTAGATACAAACTCCGTTCGACCTCGGAAAGACCTCGGTTGGTTTTTAATAAAACAAATCGTTACCTCACCGCACAAATCATTGATGATGCGAAGGGTGTAACTCTTGTTTATGCAACCACTTTAGAGAAAAATTTTCCGAAACATGAAAATTCTAAGAAGAGTAAATCGGCTGCAACCGAACTCGGTAAAGTAGTCGCTGAAAAAGCGAAAAAAGCAGGAGTTTCCCAAGTGGTTCTCGACAGATCTGGAATGGTTTACCATGGCAAGATCGCTGCTTTTGCTGATTCTGCCCGCGAAGGTGGATTGGAGTTCTAA
- the rplF gene encoding 50S ribosomal protein L6, with product MSRVGKSIIKLPAKVEVKAEAEALTIKGPLGELKTPLYEGVSANVENGELVFTRKSEDQKTVALHGLVRSLAMNCVKGVTTGWEKNLEITGVGYRAQKRGKDLVMALGYSHEVVFPEPTGIKIDVADQLKIKVSGIDRQLVGQVAADIRSKRPPEPYKGKGIKYQNEYIRRKAGKTGKK from the coding sequence ATGTCTCGAGTTGGAAAAAGTATCATCAAATTGCCTGCAAAGGTAGAAGTAAAAGCAGAAGCTGAAGCCCTTACAATCAAAGGGCCTTTAGGGGAATTAAAAACTCCGCTTTACGAAGGTGTCAGCGCCAATGTGGAAAACGGCGAACTAGTTTTCACTCGTAAGAGTGAAGACCAAAAGACTGTGGCATTACACGGTCTAGTTCGTTCCCTAGCAATGAACTGCGTAAAAGGTGTGACAACTGGTTGGGAAAAAAACCTAGAAATTACTGGGGTTGGTTACCGTGCTCAAAAACGCGGTAAAGACCTTGTGATGGCTCTTGGATATTCTCACGAAGTGGTTTTCCCTGAACCTACTGGTATCAAAATCGATGTCGCAGATCAGCTTAAAATCAAAGTATCGGGAATTGACCGACAACTGGTTGGACAAGTTGCGGCTGACATTCGTTCGAAAAGACCTCCTGAACCTTACAAAGGAAAAGGGATCAAATATCAGAACGAATACATCCGTAGAAAGGCCGGAAAAACCGGTAAGAAGTAG
- the rpsH gene encoding 30S ribosomal protein S8 — translation MSLSDPIADMLTRIRNAQQAKHELCVIPGSKIKKSILDLLKEEGFVDDVQTVKNGSFDDFQVKLKYDTEKKPVIRMIERVSTPGRRVYIQSGEIRPFRNNIGTLILSTSKGVMTGKRARKLRVGGEVLCKVF, via the coding sequence ATGAGTCTTTCAGATCCAATCGCAGATATGCTAACAAGAATCAGAAACGCACAACAAGCAAAACATGAGCTTTGTGTGATTCCTGGTAGCAAAATCAAGAAGTCCATCCTCGATCTTCTTAAAGAAGAAGGTTTTGTAGATGATGTTCAAACAGTAAAAAATGGAAGTTTTGATGACTTCCAAGTGAAATTAAAATACGACACGGAAAAAAAACCGGTAATTCGTATGATCGAGAGAGTTTCTACTCCTGGTCGTCGAGTTTACATCCAATCTGGTGAAATCCGCCCGTTCCGAAATAACATCGGAACTCTCATCCTTTCGACTTCGAAAGGTGTGATGACTGGGAAACGTGCTCGCAAACTCAGAGTAGGAGGGGAAGTTCTCTGTAAGGTATTCTAG
- a CDS encoding type Z 30S ribosomal protein S14, protein MAKKSMMERHAKEQKFKVREYNRCPLCGRSRAYLRRFDMCRLCFRDLASKAQIPGVKKSSW, encoded by the coding sequence ATGGCGAAAAAATCAATGATGGAACGCCACGCCAAAGAGCAAAAATTCAAAGTGAGAGAGTACAATCGTTGCCCTCTTTGTGGTCGATCACGCGCTTATTTGCGCCGCTTTGATATGTGTCGTCTTTGCTTCCGGGACCTTGCTAGCAAGGCTCAGATCCCCGGTGTGAAAAAGTCTTCCTGGTAA
- the rplE gene encoding 50S ribosomal protein L5, with translation MVPRLKSKYEKEIRPTLQKSLGFQSVMRVPKLEKIVINVGMGEAHTNPKAMEACLVEIGQITGQRPVKTFAKKSIAGFKVREGMVLGCKVTLRGHHMYEFLDRFINVALPRVRDFRGVNPKGFDGRGNYNLSVKEQIIFPEIHFDKINTIYGINITFVTNTEVDKEAFELFQAFGMPYRTAGK, from the coding sequence ATGGTACCTAGGCTTAAATCAAAATACGAGAAGGAAATTCGTCCTACACTCCAAAAGTCACTCGGCTTTCAAAGTGTCATGCGAGTTCCCAAACTAGAAAAAATCGTGATCAACGTTGGTATGGGAGAAGCTCACACCAACCCAAAAGCGATGGAAGCTTGTTTGGTAGAAATTGGCCAAATCACAGGCCAAAGACCGGTGAAAACATTCGCTAAGAAATCCATTGCGGGTTTCAAAGTGAGAGAGGGGATGGTGCTTGGTTGCAAAGTTACCCTTCGTGGTCATCATATGTATGAGTTTCTTGACAGATTCATTAACGTGGCTCTTCCACGGGTTCGTGACTTTCGCGGAGTTAATCCAAAAGGTTTCGATGGTCGAGGAAACTACAACCTGTCTGTAAAAGAACAGATCATCTTCCCTGAGATTCATTTTGATAAAATCAATACTATCTACGGGATCAATATCACTTTTGTAACGAACACGGAAGTGGACAAAGAAGCGTTCGAATTATTCCAAGCCTTCGGTATGCCTTACCGAACGGCAGGTAAGTAG
- the rplX gene encoding 50S ribosomal protein L24, whose translation MAAKLAYRGSEPTKFKKTKIKKDDEVLVISGKEKGKKGKVLAVDKRKDRVYIEGVNKRKRFVRPTQENPQGGAIEIEFPIHISNVMFHDAKAENKAKPKKKIKAVRLGFAKKDGKSVRVTRPEGKEV comes from the coding sequence ATGGCAGCTAAATTAGCATATAGAGGCTCCGAGCCCACTAAATTCAAAAAAACGAAAATCAAAAAGGACGATGAAGTTCTTGTGATTTCCGGTAAAGAAAAAGGAAAAAAGGGGAAAGTTCTCGCTGTGGATAAACGCAAAGACCGCGTTTATATCGAAGGTGTGAACAAAAGAAAAAGATTCGTACGCCCAACGCAAGAGAACCCTCAAGGTGGAGCGATCGAAATCGAATTCCCAATCCATATTTCCAATGTGATGTTTCACGACGCAAAAGCAGAGAACAAAGCGAAGCCAAAGAAGAAAATTAAGGCTGTACGTTTGGGCTTTGCCAAGAAGGATGGTAAATCCGTACGAGTGACTCGACCTGAAGGGAAAGAAGTATAG
- the rplN gene encoding 50S ribosomal protein L14, producing MIQQETILQVADNSGVKKVMCVKVLGGSKKRYATLGDEIIVAVKEAQPAYGLRDGQGKKVHNKAVQRAVVVRTKKEVRRPDGTYIRFDDNAVAIIDDKGNPKGTRIFGPVARELRDKKYMKIISLAPEVL from the coding sequence ATGATCCAACAAGAAACTATTTTACAAGTAGCCGATAACTCGGGTGTGAAAAAAGTCATGTGCGTTAAAGTGCTTGGCGGTTCCAAAAAACGCTACGCAACGCTTGGTGACGAAATCATCGTCGCTGTGAAAGAAGCACAACCTGCATACGGTCTTCGTGACGGGCAAGGTAAAAAAGTGCATAACAAAGCGGTTCAAAGAGCAGTTGTTGTGAGAACGAAAAAAGAAGTTCGTCGTCCAGACGGAACTTACATTCGTTTCGATGACAATGCCGTTGCCATCATTGATGACAAAGGGAATCCAAAAGGAACCAGGATCTTCGGACCTGTTGCCCGTGAACTTCGCGATAAAAAATACATGAAAATTATATCTCTCGCTCCGGAGGTTCTCTAG
- the rpsQ gene encoding 30S ribosomal protein S17 — protein MEDKNSKKSLTIQGVVVSDAMDKTVVIEIITRKVHPRFKKIMTRTSRVKIHDEKNECQVGDRVIAVETRPLSKQKHHKLVKVIEKAKLV, from the coding sequence ATGGAAGATAAAAACTCTAAAAAGTCTTTAACCATTCAAGGTGTAGTTGTGAGCGATGCTATGGATAAAACTGTAGTGATCGAAATCATCACAAGAAAAGTGCACCCACGGTTTAAGAAGATTATGACCAGAACTTCCCGCGTGAAAATTCACGACGAGAAGAACGAGTGTCAGGTTGGTGATCGAGTCATCGCTGTGGAAACAAGACCACTTTCTAAGCAGAAACACCATAAACTTGTAAAGGTAATTGAGAAGGCGAAATTAGTATGA